One window of the Manihot esculenta cultivar AM560-2 chromosome 14, M.esculenta_v8, whole genome shotgun sequence genome contains the following:
- the LOC110599921 gene encoding uncharacterized protein LOC110599921, with product MSRRSGACLRCCLVIFAVVSALAVCGPALYWRFKKTIGQSGSKISCPPCICDCPPPLSLLKIAPGLANLSVTDCGSDDPDLKTEMEKQFVDLLTEELKLQEAVAEEHAHHMNITFAEAKRVASQYQREAEKCNTATETCEAAREQAEALLIRERKVTSLWEQRARRLGWEGE from the exons ATGTCAAGGAGATCAGGGGCTTGTTTGAGATGTTGTTTGGTCATATTTGCAGTTGTTTCAGCTTTGGCTGTCTGTGGCCCTGCTCTTTATTGGAGATTTAAGAAAACAATTGGACAATCTGGTTCCAAAATTTCTTGTCCTCCTTGCATCTGTGATTGTCCTCCTCCTTTGTCCCTTCTCAAGATTGCTCCTG GGTTGGCCAATCTCTCAGTCACAG ATTGTGGAAGTGATGATCCTGATCTGAAGACAGAGATGGAGAAGCAGTTTGTTGACCTCCTAACAGAGGAATTGAAATTACAAGAGGCTGTTGCAGAAGAACACGCACACCACATGAACATAACTTTTGCGGAAGCGAAAAGGGTAGCTTCCCAGTACCAAAGAGAAGCAGAAAAATGTAATACTGCCACAGAAACATGTGAAGCAGCTAGGGAGCAGGCTGAGGCATTGCTGATAAGGGAGAGGAAAGTTACTTCCTTGTGGGAGCAACGGGCTCGCCGACTTGGTTGGGAAGGAGAATGA
- the LOC110599920 gene encoding calmodulin-binding protein 60 E isoform X1: MENSRGRKAEKRGYEQSVEDEGHHLPDSKKAKMPALASVIVEALKLDSLQRLCSSLEPLLRRIVSEEVELALTRMGHAKLAARSPPNIEGPEGRNLQLHFRTRMPPHLFTCGKVEGEQGAAIHVVLLDASTGCVVQTGPESGAKLNVVVLEGDFNEEADEDWTAEHFEGYKVKEREGKRPLLTGDLQVTLEEGVGTLGELSFTDNSSWIRSRKFRLGVKVASGYCEGIHVREAKTEAFAVKDHRGELYKKHYPPALHDEIWRLDRIAKDGALHKKLVKAQIVTVEDFLRLLVRDAQKLRNILGSGMSNRMWENTVEHAKTCVLGEKLYIYYSNATHRAGVVFNHIYELQGLITDGQFLPLESLHHNQKISVDTLVRRAYENWHQVIEYDGKVLNTLTTTRNGKRTSVAPLVDNHDTTHYITSNNRQQQYISSEQRSQIQSVNNHTTIPQLIEFPLVSSDQNAVMTLNNQQAALASGGIDHVSLGTPGGGACFAGDWCRPRNGQGLEDFFAEEIRVRSSEMLESNDMQRLLKTFSVGVGVGIGNGLGHPDEACYSYSIQAYEPQMDQAYTRDHGRGSGKAVVGWLKLKAALRWGIFTRKRAAERRAQLAELD, translated from the exons ATGGAAAATTCAAGAGGCAGGAAAGCAGAGAAAAGGGGTTATGAGCAAAGTGTTGAAGATGAAGGTCATCACTTGCCTGATTCAAAGAAGGCGAAAATGCCGGCTTTAGCAAG TGTTATTGTGGAAGCTTTGAAGCTGGACAGTTTGCAAAGACTTTGCTCATCTTTGGAGCCTCTACTTCGCAGAATT GTTAGTGAAGAAGTCGAGCTTGCTTTAACAAGAATGGGACATGCTAAATTAGCTGCAAG GTCCCCACCAAATATAGAAGGGCCAGAAGGAAGAAATCTACAGCTTCATTTCAGAACAAGGATGCCTCCTCACCTATTCACATGCGGGAAGGTTGAGGGGGAACAAGGTGCAGCTATCCATGTTGTCCTGCTGGATGCTAGCACAGGATGTGTCGTGCAAACTGGACCAGAATCAGGTGCCAAACTAAATGTTGTGGTTCTTGAAGGTGACTTCAATGAGGAGGCTGATGAAGATTGGACAGCAGAACATTTTGAAGGCTACAAAGTAAAAGAGCGTGAAGGGAAAAGGCCTCTTCTGACTGGGGATCTGCAAGTGACTCTAGAGGAAGGGGTAGGAACTCTTGGAGAACTTTCTTTTACTGATAATTCTAGCTGGATAAGGAGCAGAAAGTTCAGGCTTGGTGTTAAGGTTGCTTCTGGTTATTGTGAAGGTATACATGTTCGTGAGGCTAAAACAGAGGCGTTTGCTGTTAAAGATCACCGGGGAGAAT TATACAAGAAACACTATCCACCTGCTTTACATGATGAAATCTGGAGATTGGATAGAATTGCAAAGGATGGAGCTCTGCACAAAAAACTGGTGAAGGCTCAAATTGTAACAGTTGAAGACTTTCTTAGGCTTCTTGTCCGAGATGCACAGAAATTGAGAAAT ATACTTGGAAGTGGAATGTCCAATAGAATGTGGGAGAATACTGTGGAGCATGCTAAGACCTGTGTCTTGGGGGAGAAGCTTTACATTTACTACTCAAATGCAACTCATAGGGCTGGTGTTGTTTTCAACCATATTTATGAACTCCAAGGCCTTATTACTGATGGGCAGTTTCTCCCTTTGGAATCACTTCACCATAATCAAAAA ATATCAGTAGATACTTTGGTCAGGCGAGCATATGAAAATTGGCATCAAGTTATAGAATATGATGGCAAAGTCCTGAACACACTAACTACCACTAGGAATGGAAAGAGAACCTCAGTTGCACCCTTAGTTGACAACCATGACACAACTCACTACATCACTTCTAACAACAGGCAGCAGCAATACATATCATCCGAACAACGTTCACAAATCCAATCTGTAAATAACCACACAACAATTCCTCAGTTGATTGAATTCCCACTTGTAAGCTCTGATCAAAATGCAGTCATGACACTAAATAATCAACAAGCAGCTTTAGCTAGTGgtggcatagatcatgtttCACTTGGAACTCCTGGAGGTGGTGCTTGTTTTGCAGGAGACTGGTGTCGACCGAGAAACGGGCAGGGATTGGAAGACTTTTTTGCTGAGGAAATCCGGGTCAGGAGTTCAGAGATGTTGGAGAGTAATGACATGCAGAGACTTCTGAAAACGTTCAGTGTGGGTGTTGGAGTTGGGATTGGAAATGGTTTAGGTCATCCTGATGAGGCTTGTTATTCTTATAGTATTCAAGCATATGAGCCTCAGATGGATCAAGCATACACACGGGACCACGGCAGGGGCTCAGGGAAGGCTGTTGTGGGATGGCTTAAGCTGAAAGCTGCTTTGCGCTGGGGGATATTTACAAGGAAGAGAGCTGCAGAGAGGAGAGCTCAGCTAGCTGAGCTTGATTGA
- the LOC110599920 gene encoding calmodulin-binding protein 60 E isoform X2, giving the protein MGHAKLAARSPPNIEGPEGRNLQLHFRTRMPPHLFTCGKVEGEQGAAIHVVLLDASTGCVVQTGPESGAKLNVVVLEGDFNEEADEDWTAEHFEGYKVKEREGKRPLLTGDLQVTLEEGVGTLGELSFTDNSSWIRSRKFRLGVKVASGYCEGIHVREAKTEAFAVKDHRGELYKKHYPPALHDEIWRLDRIAKDGALHKKLVKAQIVTVEDFLRLLVRDAQKLRNILGSGMSNRMWENTVEHAKTCVLGEKLYIYYSNATHRAGVVFNHIYELQGLITDGQFLPLESLHHNQKISVDTLVRRAYENWHQVIEYDGKVLNTLTTTRNGKRTSVAPLVDNHDTTHYITSNNRQQQYISSEQRSQIQSVNNHTTIPQLIEFPLVSSDQNAVMTLNNQQAALASGGIDHVSLGTPGGGACFAGDWCRPRNGQGLEDFFAEEIRVRSSEMLESNDMQRLLKTFSVGVGVGIGNGLGHPDEACYSYSIQAYEPQMDQAYTRDHGRGSGKAVVGWLKLKAALRWGIFTRKRAAERRAQLAELD; this is encoded by the exons ATGGGACATGCTAAATTAGCTGCAAG GTCCCCACCAAATATAGAAGGGCCAGAAGGAAGAAATCTACAGCTTCATTTCAGAACAAGGATGCCTCCTCACCTATTCACATGCGGGAAGGTTGAGGGGGAACAAGGTGCAGCTATCCATGTTGTCCTGCTGGATGCTAGCACAGGATGTGTCGTGCAAACTGGACCAGAATCAGGTGCCAAACTAAATGTTGTGGTTCTTGAAGGTGACTTCAATGAGGAGGCTGATGAAGATTGGACAGCAGAACATTTTGAAGGCTACAAAGTAAAAGAGCGTGAAGGGAAAAGGCCTCTTCTGACTGGGGATCTGCAAGTGACTCTAGAGGAAGGGGTAGGAACTCTTGGAGAACTTTCTTTTACTGATAATTCTAGCTGGATAAGGAGCAGAAAGTTCAGGCTTGGTGTTAAGGTTGCTTCTGGTTATTGTGAAGGTATACATGTTCGTGAGGCTAAAACAGAGGCGTTTGCTGTTAAAGATCACCGGGGAGAAT TATACAAGAAACACTATCCACCTGCTTTACATGATGAAATCTGGAGATTGGATAGAATTGCAAAGGATGGAGCTCTGCACAAAAAACTGGTGAAGGCTCAAATTGTAACAGTTGAAGACTTTCTTAGGCTTCTTGTCCGAGATGCACAGAAATTGAGAAAT ATACTTGGAAGTGGAATGTCCAATAGAATGTGGGAGAATACTGTGGAGCATGCTAAGACCTGTGTCTTGGGGGAGAAGCTTTACATTTACTACTCAAATGCAACTCATAGGGCTGGTGTTGTTTTCAACCATATTTATGAACTCCAAGGCCTTATTACTGATGGGCAGTTTCTCCCTTTGGAATCACTTCACCATAATCAAAAA ATATCAGTAGATACTTTGGTCAGGCGAGCATATGAAAATTGGCATCAAGTTATAGAATATGATGGCAAAGTCCTGAACACACTAACTACCACTAGGAATGGAAAGAGAACCTCAGTTGCACCCTTAGTTGACAACCATGACACAACTCACTACATCACTTCTAACAACAGGCAGCAGCAATACATATCATCCGAACAACGTTCACAAATCCAATCTGTAAATAACCACACAACAATTCCTCAGTTGATTGAATTCCCACTTGTAAGCTCTGATCAAAATGCAGTCATGACACTAAATAATCAACAAGCAGCTTTAGCTAGTGgtggcatagatcatgtttCACTTGGAACTCCTGGAGGTGGTGCTTGTTTTGCAGGAGACTGGTGTCGACCGAGAAACGGGCAGGGATTGGAAGACTTTTTTGCTGAGGAAATCCGGGTCAGGAGTTCAGAGATGTTGGAGAGTAATGACATGCAGAGACTTCTGAAAACGTTCAGTGTGGGTGTTGGAGTTGGGATTGGAAATGGTTTAGGTCATCCTGATGAGGCTTGTTATTCTTATAGTATTCAAGCATATGAGCCTCAGATGGATCAAGCATACACACGGGACCACGGCAGGGGCTCAGGGAAGGCTGTTGTGGGATGGCTTAAGCTGAAAGCTGCTTTGCGCTGGGGGATATTTACAAGGAAGAGAGCTGCAGAGAGGAGAGCTCAGCTAGCTGAGCTTGATTGA
- the LOC110631158 gene encoding two-component response regulator ARR12 isoform X1 produces MTVEDKRSGSVNEDKFPVGMRILAVDDDPICLKVLENLLRKCQYQVTTTNQAITALKMLRENRNKYDLVISDVNMPDMDGFKLLELVGLEMDLPVIMLSAHSDKELVYKGVTHGAVDYLLKPVRIEELKNIWQHVIRRKKLQPKDQNRSPNQADKSLDGAGEGGQGVSSSSSADQNGKVNRKRKDQDEEDEEEGEENLHDNEEPGTQKKPRVVWSVELHRKFVAAVNQLGLDKAVPKKILDLMNVEGLTRENVASHLQKYRLYLKRISSVASQQANMVAAFGGKDSSYLRMGSLDGFGDFRTLSGPGRLSSTSISSYPAGGMLGRLNSPAGLTLRGIASSGLLQSGHSQTLNTSANTLGKLHQPALLPASQGTNLFQGVPLSVEPNQLQGKSSTLIGDFNRSDDAAGFTLATSFSDARTTVGSLNNTVSTPTSNPLMLQVNPQQSQNRGAFATQSSLSVPPLYQESFDVGVHGTSNFLDHSRCTENWQGAVQLSKFQTNSLPLSEPFSHDPLSNSNLRDNISSTSSQIGNSPNDFSSSNMLATPLDSRVDMQGQTDLIGNVVQNLNFNSRQRWEDHSQDYNPNLINSFGNANSMVSSNGVVVSWNQGVEQRKKFDMPLAGQLNNVTPSIFQHAEVEKSALDPKMRPNENYLLEQTKSQNGFAQNNYDSLDDIMNAMIKRQEQNESMLMDGEFGFDAYYS; encoded by the exons ATGACTGTGGAGGACAAAAGGAGTGGTTCAGTCAATGAAGATAAGTTTCCTGTGGGTATGCGCATTCTAGCTGTTGATGATGACCCAATTTGCCTTAAAGTTTTAGAGAATCTGCTTCGGAAATGCCAGTATCAGG TTACAACTACTAATCAAGCAATCACAGCTCTGAAAATGCTTAGAGAGAACAGAAACAAGTATGACTTGGTTATCAGCGATGTTAATATGCCTGACATGGATGGCTTTAAGCTACTTGAGCTTGTGGGGCTTGAAATGGACCTACCTGTTATCA TGTTATCAGCACATAGTGACAAGGAGCTTGTATATAAGGGTGTCACACATGGCGCTGTTGACTACTTGCTAAAGCCTGTGAGAATTGAGGAACTCAAGAACATATGGCAACATGTgattagaagaaaaaaattacAACCCAAGGACCAAAACAGGTCTCCAAATCAAGCCGACAAATCTCTTGATGGAGCAGGAGAAGGTGGACAAGGAGTATCTTCAAGCAGTAGCGCTGATCAGAATGGAAAAGTGAATCGGAAAAGAAAGGACCAAGATgaagaagacgaagaagaaGGTGAAGAGAATTTACATGACAATGAGGAACCAGGAACTCAGAAGAAGCCCCGAGTTGTTTGGTCTGTGGAGCTGCATAGGAAGTTTGTTGCAGCTGTGAATCAATTGGGTCTTGACA AAGCTGTTCCGAAGAAAATTCTTGACCTTATGAATGTGGAAGGGCTTACAAGGGAAAATGTGGCAAGCCATCTCCAG AAATATAGGCTTTATCTGAAAAGAATCAGTAGTGTAGCATCCCAGCAAGCCAACATGGTTGCTGCATTTGGGGGTAAAGATTCTTCTTATTTGCGCATGGGTTCACTGGATGGATTTGGAGATTTTCGCACCTTGAGTGGACCGGGAAGGCTTTCAagcacatccatatcatcataTCCTGCTGGGGGTATGCTTGGCAGATTGAACTCCCCTGCTGGTCTAACGTTGCGAGGTATAGCTTCTTCTGGTCTTCTCCAGTCAGGTCATTCCCAAACCCTGAATACTTCTGCTAATACTCTCGGAAAGCTTCATCAGCCGGCTCTTTTGCCTGCGAGTCAAGGCACTAATCTGTTTCAAGGTGTTCCATTGTCAGTGGAGCCCAATCAGCTGCAGGGAAAATCCAGTACCCTCATTGGAGATTTTAATCGCAGCGATGATGCAGCAGGCTTTACACTTGCAACTAGCTTCTCAGATGCCAGAACCACTGTTGGTAGCTTGAATAATACTGTGTCCACTCCCACAAGTAACCCACTGATGCTACAAGTAAACCCTCAACAAAGTCAAAATAGGGGAGCATTTGCAACTCAATCTTCTTTAAGTGTCCCTCCATTGTATCAGGAGTCTTTTGATGTTGGTGTTCATGGTACTTCAAATTTTCTGGATCATAGTAGATGTACTGAAAATTGGCAGGGAGCAGTTCAATTGTCCAAATTTCAGACAAATTCTTTGCCTTTGAGTGAACCATTTAGTCATGATCCATTATCCAATAGTAACTTAAGAGACAATATTTCATCCACCAGCTCCCAGATTGGTAACAGCCCGAATGACTTTTCTTCTTCCAATATGCTTGCCACACCTTTAGATTCCAGAGTAGACATGCAAGGGCAAACAGACTTGATTGGTAACGTTGTTCAGAACCTGAATTTTAATTCAAGACAGAGGTGGGAAGATCATAGTCAGGATTATAACCCCAACCTAATCAACTCATTTGGCAACGCAAACTCAATGGTATCTAGCAATGGTGTTGTGGTTTCATGGAATCAAGGTGTGGAGCAAAGAAAGAAGTTTGATATGCCATTGGCGGGCCAATTAAACAATGTAACTCCATCTATTTTCCAGCATGCCGAGGTTGAGAAATCTGCCTTAGACCCAAAAATGAGGCCCAATGAGAACTATCTTTTGGAGCAGACAAAGTCTCAGAATGGTTTTGCTCAAAACAACTATGATTCTTTGGATGACATAATGAATGCGATGATCAAACGG CAGGAGCAAAATGAGTCAATGCTAATGGATGGAGAGTTTGGATTTGATGCATACTATAGCTGA
- the LOC110631158 gene encoding two-component response regulator ARR12 isoform X2 — protein MTVEDKRSGSVNEDKFPVGMRILAVDDDPICLKVLENLLRKCQYQVTTTNQAITALKMLRENRNKYDLVISDVNMPDMDGFKLLELVGLEMDLPVIMLSAHSDKELVYKGVTHGAVDYLLKPVRIEELKNIWQHVIRRKKLQPKDQNRSPNQADKSLDGAGEGGQGVSSSSSADQNGKVNRKRKDQDEEDEEEGEENLHDNEEPGTQKKPRVVWSVELHRKFVAAVNQLGLDKAVPKKILDLMNVEGLTRENVASHLQKYRLYLKRISSVASQQANMVAAFGGKDSSYLRMGSLDGFGDFRTLSGPGRLSSTSISSYPAGGMLGRLNSPAGLTLRGIASSGLLQSGHSQTLNTSANTLGKLHQPALLPASQGTNLFQGVPLSVEPNQLQGKSSTLIGDFNRSDDAAGFTLATSFSDARTTVGSLNNTVSTPTSNPLMLQVNPQQSQNRGAFATQSSLSVPPLYQESFDVGVHGTSNFLDHSRCTENWQGAVQLSKFQTNSLPLSEPFSHDPLSNSNLRDNISSTSSQIGNSPNDFSSSNMLATPLDSRVDMQGQTDLIGNVVQNLNFNSRQRWEDHSQDYNPNLINSFGNANSMVSSNGVVVSWNQGVEQRKKFDMPLAGQLNNVTPSIFQHAEVEKSALDPKMRPNENYLLEQTKSQNGFAQNNYDSLDDIMNAMIKREQNESMLMDGEFGFDAYYS, from the exons ATGACTGTGGAGGACAAAAGGAGTGGTTCAGTCAATGAAGATAAGTTTCCTGTGGGTATGCGCATTCTAGCTGTTGATGATGACCCAATTTGCCTTAAAGTTTTAGAGAATCTGCTTCGGAAATGCCAGTATCAGG TTACAACTACTAATCAAGCAATCACAGCTCTGAAAATGCTTAGAGAGAACAGAAACAAGTATGACTTGGTTATCAGCGATGTTAATATGCCTGACATGGATGGCTTTAAGCTACTTGAGCTTGTGGGGCTTGAAATGGACCTACCTGTTATCA TGTTATCAGCACATAGTGACAAGGAGCTTGTATATAAGGGTGTCACACATGGCGCTGTTGACTACTTGCTAAAGCCTGTGAGAATTGAGGAACTCAAGAACATATGGCAACATGTgattagaagaaaaaaattacAACCCAAGGACCAAAACAGGTCTCCAAATCAAGCCGACAAATCTCTTGATGGAGCAGGAGAAGGTGGACAAGGAGTATCTTCAAGCAGTAGCGCTGATCAGAATGGAAAAGTGAATCGGAAAAGAAAGGACCAAGATgaagaagacgaagaagaaGGTGAAGAGAATTTACATGACAATGAGGAACCAGGAACTCAGAAGAAGCCCCGAGTTGTTTGGTCTGTGGAGCTGCATAGGAAGTTTGTTGCAGCTGTGAATCAATTGGGTCTTGACA AAGCTGTTCCGAAGAAAATTCTTGACCTTATGAATGTGGAAGGGCTTACAAGGGAAAATGTGGCAAGCCATCTCCAG AAATATAGGCTTTATCTGAAAAGAATCAGTAGTGTAGCATCCCAGCAAGCCAACATGGTTGCTGCATTTGGGGGTAAAGATTCTTCTTATTTGCGCATGGGTTCACTGGATGGATTTGGAGATTTTCGCACCTTGAGTGGACCGGGAAGGCTTTCAagcacatccatatcatcataTCCTGCTGGGGGTATGCTTGGCAGATTGAACTCCCCTGCTGGTCTAACGTTGCGAGGTATAGCTTCTTCTGGTCTTCTCCAGTCAGGTCATTCCCAAACCCTGAATACTTCTGCTAATACTCTCGGAAAGCTTCATCAGCCGGCTCTTTTGCCTGCGAGTCAAGGCACTAATCTGTTTCAAGGTGTTCCATTGTCAGTGGAGCCCAATCAGCTGCAGGGAAAATCCAGTACCCTCATTGGAGATTTTAATCGCAGCGATGATGCAGCAGGCTTTACACTTGCAACTAGCTTCTCAGATGCCAGAACCACTGTTGGTAGCTTGAATAATACTGTGTCCACTCCCACAAGTAACCCACTGATGCTACAAGTAAACCCTCAACAAAGTCAAAATAGGGGAGCATTTGCAACTCAATCTTCTTTAAGTGTCCCTCCATTGTATCAGGAGTCTTTTGATGTTGGTGTTCATGGTACTTCAAATTTTCTGGATCATAGTAGATGTACTGAAAATTGGCAGGGAGCAGTTCAATTGTCCAAATTTCAGACAAATTCTTTGCCTTTGAGTGAACCATTTAGTCATGATCCATTATCCAATAGTAACTTAAGAGACAATATTTCATCCACCAGCTCCCAGATTGGTAACAGCCCGAATGACTTTTCTTCTTCCAATATGCTTGCCACACCTTTAGATTCCAGAGTAGACATGCAAGGGCAAACAGACTTGATTGGTAACGTTGTTCAGAACCTGAATTTTAATTCAAGACAGAGGTGGGAAGATCATAGTCAGGATTATAACCCCAACCTAATCAACTCATTTGGCAACGCAAACTCAATGGTATCTAGCAATGGTGTTGTGGTTTCATGGAATCAAGGTGTGGAGCAAAGAAAGAAGTTTGATATGCCATTGGCGGGCCAATTAAACAATGTAACTCCATCTATTTTCCAGCATGCCGAGGTTGAGAAATCTGCCTTAGACCCAAAAATGAGGCCCAATGAGAACTATCTTTTGGAGCAGACAAAGTCTCAGAATGGTTTTGCTCAAAACAACTATGATTCTTTGGATGACATAATGAATGCGATGATCAAACGG GAGCAAAATGAGTCAATGCTAATGGATGGAGAGTTTGGATTTGATGCATACTATAGCTGA
- the LOC110631195 gene encoding alpha/beta hydrolase domain-containing protein 17B, whose translation MGNVTSNVAAKFAFFPPDPPTYDVCEEQDGRLLFSTITADKNMDVHLLETRGGNKIVATFWKHPFARFTILYSHGNAADLGQMHELFIELRAHLRVNIMSYDYSGYGASSGKPSELNTYSDIEAVYNCLMNEYEVKEEDLILYGQSVGSGPTLHLASRLEKLRGVVLHSAILSGIRVLCPVKMTFWFDIYKNIDKIRQVNCPVLVIHGTSDDIVDFSHGKRLWELAKEKYDPLWVKGGGHCNLETYPEYIKHLRKFMNAMEKISITKPTKQLTSIPSIDVKQNKCLRWKKAAPQS comes from the exons ATGGGAAATGTAACGTCTAATGTGGCAGCGAAATTCGCCTTCTTCCCCCCAGACCCACCAACCTACGATGTGTGTGAAGAGCAAGATGGGAGGCTGTTGTTTTCGACTATCACAGCTGACAAGAACATGGACGTGCATTTGTTAGAAACCAGAGGAGGGAACAAGATTGTGGCCACGTTTTGGAAACACCCTTTTGCTAGATTCACCATCTTGTACTCCCATGGAAACGCTGCCGACCTTGGCCAAATGCATGAGCTCTTCATTGAGCTTAGAGCTCATTTGAGAGTCAATATTATGAG CTATGATTATTCAGGATATGGGGCATCTTCTGGCAAG CCCTCTGAGTTAAACACATACTCTGACATAGAGGCTGTGTACAATTGTTTGATGAATGAATATGAAGTTAAGGAAGAGGATTTGATCTTGTATGGCCAATCTGTTGGAAGTGGACCTACTCTGCATTTAGCTTCTCGTTTAGAGAAGTTGAGGGGAGTTGTTCTTCACAGCGCAATCCTTTCAGGCATACGCGTCTTGTGTCCTGTCAAGATGACATTTTGGTTTGACATTTACAAG AACATTGACAAAATACGGCAAGTCAATTGCCCAGTTCTTGTTATACAT GGAACAAGCGATgacattgttgatttttctcATGGGAAGCGCCTATGGGAACTCGCAAAGGAAAAGTACGACCCCTTATGGGTCAAAGGTGGTGGCCATTGCAACCTCGAAACTTATCCCGAGTATATCAAGCACTTGCGAAAGTTCATGAACGCAATGGAGAAAATATCCATCACAAAACCCACAAAGCAGCTCACTTCTATTCCAAGCATTGATGTCAAACAAAACAAATGCTTAAGATGGAAAAAGGCAGCACCTCAATCGTAG